One window from the genome of Cryptosporangium phraense encodes:
- a CDS encoding Hsp20/alpha crystallin family protein → MLMRTDPFRQLDQLFAGVPGTWSKPAVIPMDAYRVGDEFVVDFDLPGVTPDAVELDVERNVLTVRAERRPTVEQPAEMQVRERPLGVFTRQLFLGDALDTERIRASYDNGVLTLRIPVREQAKPRRITISPGETARKQIDA, encoded by the coding sequence ATGTTGATGCGCACCGACCCGTTCCGGCAGCTCGACCAGCTCTTCGCCGGCGTACCGGGCACCTGGTCCAAGCCCGCCGTCATTCCGATGGACGCCTACCGGGTGGGCGACGAGTTCGTCGTCGACTTCGACCTTCCGGGCGTGACGCCCGACGCGGTCGAGCTGGACGTCGAGCGGAACGTACTGACGGTCCGGGCCGAACGGCGGCCCACCGTGGAGCAGCCGGCCGAGATGCAGGTTCGTGAGCGTCCGCTGGGTGTGTTCACCCGGCAGCTGTTCCTGGGCGACGCGCTCGACACCGAACGCATCCGGGCGTCTTACGACAACGGGGTGCTGACGCTGCGCATCCCGGTGAGGGAGCAGGCGAAGCCGCGCCGGATCACGATCTCGCCGG